The following are encoded in a window of Streptomyces sp. Go-475 genomic DNA:
- a CDS encoding VOC family protein, with the protein MDITIHASFLPHDDPDAALAFYRDTLGFEVRNDVGYEGMRWITVGPAGQPGTNIVLHPPAADPGITEDERRTIAEMMAKGTYASIVLATPDVDGTFERLQASDAEVVQEPVDQPYGVRDCAFRDPAGNMVRIQQLKGQ; encoded by the coding sequence ATGGACATCACCATTCACGCGAGTTTCCTGCCGCACGACGACCCGGACGCCGCCCTGGCGTTCTACCGCGACACCCTCGGCTTCGAGGTCCGCAACGACGTCGGCTACGAGGGCATGCGCTGGATCACGGTCGGCCCCGCCGGCCAGCCCGGGACGAACATCGTCCTGCACCCGCCGGCCGCCGACCCCGGCATCACCGAGGACGAGCGCCGCACCATCGCCGAGATGATGGCCAAGGGCACCTACGCCAGCATCGTCCTCGCCACCCCCGATGTCGACGGCACCTTCGAGCGGCTGCAGGCGAGCGACGCCGAGGTGGTGCAGGAACCGGTGGACCAGCCCTACGGCGTCCGCGACTGCGCCTTCCGCGACCCCGCGGGCAACATGGTCCGCATCCAGCAGCTCAAGGGCCAGTAG
- a CDS encoding helix-turn-helix transcriptional regulator, producing the protein MSSRPASAQRLSDLARLRRVKDRIDREYAQPLDVEALARGVHMSAGHLSRAFRQAYGESPYSYLMTRRIERAMALLRRGDLSVTEVCFEVGCQSLGTFSTRFTELVGMPPSAYRREAARATAGIPSCVAKQVTRPVRNREAPAGSRN; encoded by the coding sequence GTGAGCAGCAGACCCGCCTCGGCGCAGCGCCTGAGCGACCTCGCCCGGCTGCGCCGCGTCAAGGACCGGATCGACCGGGAGTACGCGCAGCCGCTGGACGTCGAGGCGCTGGCCCGCGGAGTGCACATGTCGGCCGGGCACCTCAGCCGCGCGTTCCGGCAGGCGTACGGCGAGTCGCCGTACAGCTACCTCATGACGCGCCGCATCGAGCGCGCGATGGCGCTGCTGCGCCGCGGCGACCTCAGCGTCACCGAGGTGTGCTTCGAGGTCGGCTGCCAGTCGCTGGGCACCTTCAGCACCCGCTTCACCGAGCTGGTCGGCATGCCGCCGAGCGCCTACCGGCGGGAGGCGGCGCGCGCGACCGCGGGGATCCCGTCGTGCGTGGCGAAGCAGGTCACCAGACCGGTCAGGAATCGAGAAGCGCCCGCCGGGAGCCGAAACTAG
- a CDS encoding ROK family protein, with amino-acid sequence MHTDLVAALDIGGTKIAGALVDGHGRILVRAQRPTPAREDGDTVMRAVEEVLGELAVSPLWERASAVGIGSAGPVDASAGTVSPVNVPGWRDYPLVARVRAAAGNLPVELIGDGVAITAAEHWQGAARGHDNALCMVVSTGVGGGLVLGGRLHPGPTGNAGHIGHISVDLDGDLCPCGSRGCVERIASGPNIARRALENGWRPGPDGDTSAAAVAAAARSGDPVAVASFDRAAQALAAGIAATATLVEIDIVVIGGGVGKAGDLLFAPLRKALRGYATLSFVQHLTVAPAQMGTDAGLVGAAAAALAKRADAAAAGV; translated from the coding sequence ATGCACACCGACCTCGTGGCCGCGCTCGACATCGGCGGCACCAAGATCGCCGGCGCCCTGGTGGACGGCCACGGCCGGATCCTGGTCCGCGCCCAGCGGCCGACGCCCGCCCGGGAGGACGGCGACACCGTGATGCGGGCCGTGGAGGAGGTGCTCGGCGAGCTCGCCGTCTCTCCGCTGTGGGAGCGCGCCTCGGCCGTCGGGATCGGCAGCGCCGGACCCGTGGACGCCTCAGCGGGCACGGTGAGCCCGGTGAACGTGCCCGGCTGGCGGGACTACCCGCTCGTCGCCCGGGTCCGGGCCGCGGCCGGGAACCTGCCCGTGGAGCTGATCGGCGACGGTGTGGCGATCACGGCGGCCGAGCACTGGCAGGGCGCCGCGCGCGGCCACGACAACGCGCTCTGCATGGTCGTCTCCACGGGCGTCGGCGGCGGCCTGGTGCTCGGCGGGCGGCTGCACCCCGGGCCCACGGGCAACGCCGGCCACATCGGCCACATCAGCGTGGACCTCGACGGCGATCTCTGCCCGTGCGGCTCGCGCGGCTGCGTGGAGCGCATCGCGAGTGGCCCCAACATCGCCCGCCGGGCCCTGGAGAACGGCTGGCGGCCCGGCCCCGACGGCGACACGTCCGCCGCGGCGGTGGCCGCCGCCGCCCGGTCCGGCGACCCGGTCGCCGTCGCCTCCTTCGACCGGGCCGCCCAGGCCCTGGCCGCGGGGATCGCCGCCACCGCGACCCTGGTGGAGATCGACATCGTCGTGATCGGCGGGGGAGTGGGCAAGGCGGGCGACCTGCTCTTCGCCCCGCTGCGCAAGGCCCTGCGCGGCTACGCGACCCTGTCCTTCGTCCAGCACCTGACCGTGGCACCGGCCCAGATGGGCACCGACGCGGGCCTGGTGGGCGCGGCTGCGGCAGCGCTGGCGAAGCGTGCGGACGCCGCCGCGGCAGGGGTGTGA
- a CDS encoding LacI family DNA-binding transcriptional regulator: MPQTHLRSATRYGNRPTMKDVAARAGVGLKTVSRVVNGEPGVTPETERRVQEAIDALGFRRNDSARVLRKGRTASIGLVLEDLADPFYGPLSRSVEEVARAHGALLINGSSAEDPEREQELVLALCARRVDGLVVIPAGDDHRYLEPELKAGVATVFVDRPAGHIDADVVLSDNFGGARDGVAHLIAHGHRRIGFIGDMPRIHTAAERLRGYRAAMEDAGIPVADSWMSLGVTDPERVRRAAEAMLSGPDPVTAVFAGNNRVTVTVIRVLAEQSRRVALVGFDDIELADLLQPGVTVVAQDAAEIGRTAAERLFRQLDGRLVTPERIELPTRLITRGSGEIPPAD; encoded by the coding sequence GTGCCCCAGACCCATCTCCGCTCCGCAACGCGCTACGGCAACCGTCCGACCATGAAGGACGTGGCCGCCCGTGCCGGGGTGGGCCTCAAGACGGTGTCGCGGGTCGTGAACGGAGAGCCCGGGGTCACCCCGGAGACGGAGCGCCGGGTCCAGGAGGCGATCGACGCGCTCGGCTTCCGCCGCAACGACAGCGCCCGGGTGCTGCGCAAGGGCCGCACGGCGAGCATCGGACTGGTCCTGGAGGATCTCGCGGACCCGTTCTACGGGCCGCTGAGCCGGTCGGTGGAGGAGGTGGCCCGCGCGCACGGCGCCCTGCTGATCAACGGCTCCAGCGCGGAGGACCCCGAGCGCGAGCAGGAGCTGGTGCTGGCCCTGTGCGCGCGGCGGGTGGACGGTCTCGTGGTGATCCCGGCCGGGGACGACCACCGGTATCTGGAGCCGGAGCTCAAGGCGGGGGTCGCCACGGTGTTCGTGGACCGGCCGGCCGGGCACATCGACGCCGACGTGGTGCTGTCGGACAACTTCGGCGGCGCCCGCGACGGCGTCGCCCACCTCATCGCGCACGGGCACCGCCGCATCGGCTTCATCGGCGACATGCCCCGCATCCACACCGCCGCCGAGCGGCTGCGCGGCTACCGGGCCGCGATGGAGGACGCGGGCATACCGGTGGCGGACTCCTGGATGTCCCTCGGCGTCACCGACCCCGAGCGGGTGCGCCGGGCCGCCGAGGCGATGCTGTCCGGCCCGGACCCGGTCACGGCGGTCTTCGCGGGCAACAACCGCGTGACGGTCACGGTGATCCGGGTGCTCGCCGAGCAGTCCCGCCGCGTCGCCCTGGTCGGCTTCGACGACATCGAGCTCGCCGACCTGCTCCAGCCGGGCGTCACGGTCGTCGCCCAGGACGCGGCGGAGATCGGCCGCACCGCCGCGGAGCGTCTCTTCCGGCAGCTCGACGGCCGCCTGGTCACCCCCGAACGCATCGAGCTGCCGACCCGGCTGATCACCCGCGGCTCGGGCGAGATCCCCCCGGCGGACTGA
- a CDS encoding serine/threonine-protein kinase produces MSTGEYGQTDGAGRLLAGRYRVTAQLGRGGMGVVWKAVDEVLGREVALKELRTYTDAAGPELAGLHLRMQREARAAARVRHTGVIAVHDIAEVDGRPLIVMELVDGPSLDDVLRDRGTLDPREAAGIGAKVMDALAAAHRVGVLHRDVKPGNILLDRSGRVVLTDFGIATMDDPGDGSATHLTRSGELVGSLDYLAPERAQGADPGPASDIWALGATLYAAVEGTSPFRRTSTFSTLTAIVTEPLPEPRNAGPLGPVLRQLMEKRPESRPEADQARRLLQSVADSGSADTPTSSLRGPAASPPRPETERSMPSVPPGFGPPQQARPGASGSHESQGTPGFGPPQQAQPAGTTPTGPMDPQPAAGRKKTRALLAAVAVAVVLAVAGTTVALLRDSGSTDSGGRTDAVGAAASSEPGRTDDGSNAPRATEQGDEKGKAPSEKPDDDKESEPTGRPSTSAPAKSSGGTTGDTTGGGTSAGGTSGGGTGDGGATGGAPTTPAPDPACHAIGGGKYNCTVWKTADSYTASGTKVGILKAGTNYFYCQQNLGRRETSGEWTNVWWAKTDDDSGNADVWVSDVYIKGGDNDAPVPGLPVC; encoded by the coding sequence GTGTCAACGGGGGAGTACGGGCAGACGGACGGGGCCGGTCGGCTGCTGGCGGGCCGTTACCGCGTCACGGCCCAGCTGGGGCGCGGCGGCATGGGCGTCGTCTGGAAGGCCGTCGACGAGGTCCTCGGCCGCGAGGTCGCCCTCAAGGAACTGCGCACCTACACCGACGCGGCCGGTCCCGAACTGGCCGGGCTGCACCTGCGGATGCAGCGCGAGGCGCGGGCGGCGGCCCGGGTGCGCCACACCGGCGTCATCGCCGTGCACGACATCGCCGAGGTCGACGGCCGCCCGCTCATCGTCATGGAACTGGTCGACGGGCCGTCCCTGGACGACGTCCTGCGCGACCGCGGCACGCTGGACCCGCGCGAGGCCGCCGGGATCGGCGCGAAGGTCATGGACGCGCTGGCCGCCGCGCACCGCGTGGGCGTCCTGCACCGCGACGTGAAGCCCGGCAACATCCTGCTCGACCGCTCGGGCCGGGTCGTCCTCACCGACTTCGGCATCGCCACCATGGACGACCCGGGCGACGGCTCGGCCACCCACCTCACCCGCAGCGGCGAACTCGTCGGCTCCCTCGACTACCTGGCCCCCGAGCGCGCCCAGGGCGCCGACCCGGGCCCCGCCTCCGACATCTGGGCCCTGGGCGCCACGCTGTACGCGGCCGTCGAGGGCACCTCGCCCTTCCGCCGGACGTCCACGTTCTCCACGCTCACCGCCATCGTCACCGAGCCGCTCCCGGAGCCCCGCAACGCCGGCCCGCTCGGTCCCGTCCTGCGGCAACTGATGGAGAAGCGCCCCGAGTCCCGCCCCGAGGCCGACCAGGCCCGCCGGCTGCTCCAGTCGGTGGCGGACTCGGGCAGCGCGGACACACCGACGTCATCGCTGCGGGGACCCGCGGCCTCACCCCCGCGCCCGGAGACGGAGCGCAGCATGCCGTCGGTACCGCCCGGCTTCGGCCCACCGCAGCAGGCGCGGCCGGGCGCGAGCGGATCGCACGAGAGCCAGGGCACGCCGGGCTTCGGCCCACCGCAGCAGGCGCAGCCGGCCGGCACCACCCCCACCGGCCCGATGGACCCCCAGCCCGCCGCTGGTCGCAAGAAGACCCGGGCCCTGCTCGCCGCCGTGGCCGTCGCCGTCGTTCTCGCCGTCGCCGGCACCACGGTCGCCCTGCTCAGGGACTCGGGCAGCACGGACTCGGGCGGCCGCACCGATGCCGTCGGCGCCGCGGCCTCCTCCGAACCCGGCCGCACCGACGACGGCTCCAACGCCCCGCGGGCCACCGAGCAAGGCGACGAGAAGGGCAAGGCCCCCTCCGAGAAGCCCGACGACGACAAGGAGTCCGAGCCGACCGGCCGGCCCTCCACCTCGGCTCCGGCGAAGTCCTCCGGCGGCACCACCGGCGACACGACCGGCGGCGGCACATCGGCCGGCGGCACCTCCGGCGGCGGCACGGGCGACGGTGGCGCGACAGGCGGCGCCCCGACCACCCCGGCCCCCGACCCGGCCTGCCACGCCATCGGCGGCGGCAAGTACAACTGCACGGTCTGGAAGACCGCCGACTCCTACACCGCCTCCGGCACCAAGGTGGGCATCCTCAAGGCGGGCACCAACTACTTCTACTGCCAGCAGAACCTGGGCCGCCGCGAGACGTCCGGGGAGTGGACCAACGTCTGGTGGGCGAAGACCGACGACGACAGCGGCAACGCGGACGTCTGGGTCAGCGACGTCTACATCAAGGGCGGCGACAACGACGCGCCGGTCCCCGGGCTCCCGGTCTGCTGA
- a CDS encoding aldolase/citrate lyase family protein, with amino-acid sequence MGQGQQEKVATSLAGAVSEEISASLAPVDAELERRYPGDPGTRQPVHTVYVPGDAFTAKTVRSWGDRALAALDEHAPDAASFAAVLGLADDLAEPVHARVRAKLEREPIEDLRVDFEDGYGNRPDAEEDEAAARAARIIAEAYEDGTAAPYMGIRMKCMEAPVRARGIRTLDIFLTGLMEAGGLPSGLVLTLPKVTYAEQVTAMARLLDAFEKTHGLEPGRIGFEIQIETSQSILAADGTATVARMIQAAEGRATGLHYGTFDYSACLGVSAAHQASDHPAADHAKAVMQVAAAGTGVRVSDGSTNVLPVGPTEKVHAAWRLHYGLTRRALARAYYQGWDMHPGHIPTRYAAVFAFYREGFEQAAARLARYANHAGGDVMDEPATAKALSGYLLRGLDCGALDIGEVARLTGLTRADLESFATPRRGNLTASA; translated from the coding sequence ATGGGTCAGGGCCAGCAGGAGAAGGTGGCGACGAGCCTCGCGGGCGCCGTCAGCGAGGAGATCAGCGCCTCCCTCGCCCCGGTCGACGCCGAACTGGAGCGCCGCTATCCCGGCGACCCCGGCACCCGCCAGCCCGTCCACACCGTCTACGTGCCCGGCGACGCCTTCACCGCCAAAACCGTCCGCTCCTGGGGCGACCGCGCCCTCGCCGCCCTCGACGAGCACGCCCCCGACGCCGCCTCCTTCGCCGCCGTCCTCGGCCTGGCCGACGACCTGGCCGAACCCGTCCACGCGCGCGTGCGCGCCAAGCTGGAGCGCGAGCCCATCGAGGACCTCCGCGTCGACTTCGAGGACGGCTACGGCAACCGCCCCGACGCCGAGGAGGACGAGGCCGCCGCCCGCGCCGCCCGGATCATCGCCGAGGCGTACGAGGACGGCACCGCGGCCCCCTACATGGGCATCCGCATGAAGTGCATGGAAGCGCCCGTGCGCGCCCGGGGCATCCGCACCCTCGACATCTTCCTCACCGGCCTGATGGAGGCCGGCGGCCTGCCCTCCGGACTGGTCCTCACCCTGCCCAAGGTGACCTACGCCGAGCAGGTCACCGCCATGGCCCGGCTGCTGGACGCCTTCGAGAAGACCCACGGCCTGGAACCCGGCCGGATCGGCTTCGAGATCCAGATCGAGACCAGCCAGTCCATCCTCGCCGCCGACGGCACCGCCACCGTCGCCCGTATGATCCAGGCCGCCGAGGGCCGCGCCACCGGACTCCACTACGGCACCTTCGACTACAGCGCCTGCCTCGGCGTCTCCGCCGCCCACCAGGCCAGCGACCACCCCGCCGCCGACCACGCCAAGGCCGTCATGCAGGTCGCCGCGGCCGGTACGGGCGTCCGCGTCTCGGACGGCTCGACGAACGTCCTTCCGGTCGGCCCCACCGAGAAGGTCCACGCCGCCTGGCGCCTGCACTACGGCCTCACCCGCCGCGCCCTCGCCCGCGCCTACTACCAGGGCTGGGACATGCACCCCGGCCACATCCCCACCCGCTACGCGGCCGTCTTCGCCTTCTACCGCGAGGGCTTCGAGCAGGCCGCAGCCCGCCTCGCCCGGTACGCCAACCACGCCGGCGGCGACGTCATGGACGAGCCCGCCACCGCCAAGGCCCTCAGCGGCTACCTGCTGCGCGGCCTGGACTGCGGCGCCCTCGACATCGGGGAAGTCGCCCGCCTGACCGGCCTGACCCGGGCCGATCTGGAGAGCTTCGCGACGCCCCGGCGGGGGAACCTGACGGCGTCCGCCTGA
- a CDS encoding endonuclease/exonuclease/phosphatase family protein has translation MPNEAGVTRRHGLKAAAAAAISGPLLTTAGPTQPASAGEHPGALNVMTFNVRFATVVDTTPRWDARRPVMRELLRRELPHLIGTQEGLYRQVRAIEKDLGGHHDWIGIGRGGGSKDEFMAVFYDTRRLSPIEFDHFWLSDTPYAIASNTWGADWLRMVTWVRFADLTDGGREFYVLNTHLDSVSQYARERSAELIGETIAGWDRSLPVIVTGDFNAAAHDNRVYDLMLDIGLVDTWETAASRGPAYGTHHGYRRLRPGGRRIDWILTTPGVTTHWAGMNTFSVDGTYPSDHLPVQASMTLG, from the coding sequence GTGCCGAACGAGGCCGGAGTGACGCGCCGCCACGGGCTCAAGGCAGCTGCGGCCGCCGCCATCTCAGGACCGCTGCTCACCACCGCGGGCCCGACACAGCCCGCTTCCGCCGGCGAGCACCCGGGCGCCCTGAACGTCATGACGTTCAACGTGCGCTTCGCGACCGTCGTCGACACGACACCGCGCTGGGACGCGCGCCGACCGGTGATGCGGGAACTGCTGCGCCGCGAGCTGCCGCACCTCATCGGCACGCAGGAAGGGCTCTACCGGCAGGTGCGGGCGATCGAGAAGGATCTCGGCGGGCACCACGACTGGATCGGCATCGGACGCGGGGGCGGCAGCAAGGACGAGTTCATGGCGGTCTTCTACGACACCCGCAGACTCAGCCCCATCGAGTTCGATCACTTCTGGCTGTCCGACACCCCGTACGCGATCGCCTCGAACACCTGGGGCGCGGACTGGCTGCGCATGGTCACCTGGGTCCGTTTCGCCGATCTCACCGACGGGGGACGGGAGTTCTACGTCCTCAACACCCACCTGGACAGCGTCAGCCAGTACGCCCGGGAGCGCTCCGCGGAGCTCATCGGCGAGACGATCGCCGGGTGGGACCGGTCCTTACCGGTCATCGTCACCGGCGACTTCAACGCGGCCGCCCACGACAACCGGGTGTACGACCTCATGCTGGACATCGGGCTGGTGGACACCTGGGAGACGGCGGCCTCGCGGGGCCCGGCGTACGGGACGCACCACGGCTACCGCAGGCTCAGACCCGGCGGTCGGCGCATCGACTGGATCCTCACCACGCCCGGCGTGACCACGCACTGGGCCGGTATGAACACCTTCAGCGTGGACGGGACGTATCCGAGCGACCATCTGCCGGTGCAGGCCTCGATGACCCTGGGATGA
- a CDS encoding electron transfer flavoprotein subunit alpha/FixB family protein has product MAEVLVYVDHVDGAVRKPTLELLTLARRIGEPVAVALGNGAADTAATLAEHGAVKVLTHEAAEYADYLVVPKVDALQAAHEAVSPAAVLVPSSAEGKEIAARLALRIGSGIITDAVDLEAGDEGPVATQSVFAASFTTKSRVSKGTPVITVKPNSAAVEAAPAAGAVEALSVTFSAQATGTKVTGRTPRESTGRPELTEAAIVVSGGRGVNGAENFAIIEALADSLGAAVGASRAAVDAGWYPHTNQVGQTGKSVSPQLYIASGISGAIQHRAGMQTSKTIVAINKDAEAPIFDLVDYGVVGDLFDVVPALTEEIKARKG; this is encoded by the coding sequence ATGGCTGAAGTTCTCGTCTACGTCGACCACGTGGACGGTGCCGTCCGCAAGCCCACCCTGGAGCTGCTGACCCTGGCCCGCCGCATCGGCGAGCCCGTCGCCGTCGCGCTGGGCAACGGCGCCGCCGACACCGCCGCCACGCTCGCCGAGCACGGCGCGGTCAAGGTGCTCACGCACGAGGCCGCCGAGTACGCCGACTACCTGGTCGTACCGAAGGTCGACGCCCTCCAGGCCGCGCACGAGGCCGTCTCCCCGGCCGCCGTGCTGGTGCCGTCCTCCGCCGAGGGCAAGGAGATCGCCGCCCGCCTGGCGCTGCGCATCGGCTCCGGCATCATCACCGACGCCGTCGACCTGGAGGCCGGCGACGAGGGCCCGGTGGCCACGCAGTCGGTGTTCGCCGCGTCCTTCACCACCAAGTCCCGTGTCTCCAAGGGCACCCCGGTCATCACGGTCAAGCCCAACAGCGCCGCCGTCGAGGCCGCCCCGGCCGCCGGCGCGGTCGAGGCCCTGTCGGTGACCTTCTCCGCGCAGGCCACCGGCACCAAGGTCACCGGCCGTACGCCGCGTGAGTCGACGGGCCGTCCGGAGCTGACCGAGGCCGCGATCGTGGTCTCCGGCGGCCGTGGCGTCAACGGCGCGGAGAACTTCGCGATCATCGAGGCCCTCGCCGACTCCCTCGGCGCGGCCGTCGGTGCCTCGCGTGCCGCGGTGGACGCGGGCTGGTACCCGCACACCAACCAGGTCGGCCAGACCGGCAAGTCGGTCTCGCCGCAGCTGTACATCGCCTCCGGCATCTCCGGCGCGATCCAGCACCGCGCCGGTATGCAGACCTCGAAGACGATCGTGGCGATCAACAAGGACGCCGAGGCCCCGATCTTCGACCTCGTCGACTACGGCGTCGTCGGCGACCTCTTCGACGTCGTCCCGGCCCTGACCGAGGAGATCAAGGCCCGCAAGGGCTGA
- a CDS encoding electron transfer flavoprotein subunit beta/FixA family protein, giving the protein MSLRIVVTVKYVPDATGDRHFADDLTVDRDDVDGLLSELDEYAVEQALQISENSDDDVEITVLTVGPEDAKDALRKALSMGADKAIHVEDDDIHGTDAIGTSLVLAKAIEKAGYDLVISGMASTDGTMGVVPALLAERLGVPQVTLLSEVSVEDGTVKGRRDGDAASENLEASLPAVVSVTDQSGEARYPSFKGIMAAKKKPVESWDLSDLDIEAEEVGLEGAYTVVDGAAERPARTAGTIVKDEGEGGKQLAEFLAGQKFI; this is encoded by the coding sequence GTGAGCTTGAGGATCGTTGTCACTGTGAAGTACGTGCCCGACGCCACTGGCGACCGGCACTTCGCCGATGACCTGACCGTCGACCGGGACGACGTGGACGGTCTGCTCTCCGAGCTCGACGAGTACGCGGTCGAGCAGGCGCTGCAGATCTCCGAGAACTCCGACGACGACGTGGAGATCACCGTCCTGACGGTGGGCCCCGAGGACGCCAAGGACGCCCTGCGCAAGGCGCTGTCCATGGGCGCCGACAAGGCGATCCACGTCGAGGACGACGACATCCACGGCACCGACGCCATCGGCACCTCCCTGGTCCTGGCCAAGGCGATCGAGAAGGCCGGCTACGACCTGGTCATCTCCGGCATGGCCTCCACCGACGGCACCATGGGCGTCGTGCCCGCGCTGCTCGCCGAGCGCCTGGGCGTCCCGCAGGTCACCCTGCTCTCCGAGGTCTCCGTCGAGGACGGCACGGTCAAGGGCCGCCGCGACGGCGACGCCGCCTCGGAGAACCTGGAGGCGTCCCTGCCGGCCGTCGTCTCGGTGACCGACCAGTCGGGCGAGGCGCGCTACCCGTCCTTCAAGGGCATCATGGCGGCCAAGAAGAAGCCGGTGGAGTCCTGGGACCTGTCCGACCTCGACATCGAGGCCGAGGAGGTCGGCCTGGAGGGCGCCTACACGGTCGTCGACGGCGCGGCCGAGCGCCCGGCGCGTACCGCGGGCACGATCGTCAAGGACGAGGGCGAGGGCGGCAAGCAGCTCGCTGAGTTCCTCGCGGGCCAGAAGTTCATCTGA
- a CDS encoding flavin reductase family protein — protein sequence MPADLLATTDLLRSVFRRHAAGVAVITARGDAGPVGFTATSLTSVSAEPPLLSFGIGTGASSWPAIAATGHVGVHVLGEHQQELAATFARSGADRFAAPTAWREGPEGVPVLDGVLAWLVGRVVTRVPAGDHRIVIAEVVHGDPTGTGRPLLYHQGRFQRLGD from the coding sequence ATGCCTGCGGACCTTCTCGCCACGACCGACCTCCTGCGCTCGGTCTTCCGGCGGCACGCGGCGGGAGTGGCCGTCATCACCGCTCGTGGCGACGCCGGTCCGGTGGGCTTCACCGCGACGTCCCTCACCTCCGTCTCCGCCGAGCCGCCCCTGTTGTCCTTCGGCATCGGCACCGGCGCCTCCAGCTGGCCCGCGATCGCGGCGACCGGCCACGTCGGCGTCCACGTCCTCGGCGAGCACCAGCAGGAACTCGCCGCCACGTTCGCCCGCAGCGGGGCCGACCGCTTCGCGGCGCCCACCGCCTGGCGCGAGGGACCCGAGGGGGTTCCCGTGCTCGACGGCGTGCTCGCCTGGCTGGTGGGCCGGGTCGTCACACGCGTCCCCGCCGGGGACCACCGGATCGTGATCGCCGAGGTCGTGCACGGCGACCCCACGGGCACCGGCCGCCCGCTCCTCTACCACCAGGGACGCTTCCAGCGCCTGGGCGACTGA
- a CDS encoding thioredoxin family protein → MTGLVVCVLVLAAASAYGVLRRRRSGRVRVRGRDDGKRLDAAELGAELGERATLVQFSSAFCAPCRATRRVLGEVAGLVPGVTHVEIDAEAHLDLVRRLDILKTPTVLVLDAGGRVVRRATGQPRKADVIAALGEAV, encoded by the coding sequence ATGACCGGACTGGTGGTGTGCGTGCTGGTGCTCGCGGCGGCGAGCGCCTACGGAGTGCTGCGACGGCGGCGGAGCGGGAGAGTGCGGGTGCGCGGGCGGGACGACGGCAAACGGCTCGATGCGGCGGAGCTGGGCGCGGAACTCGGCGAGCGGGCCACGCTCGTGCAGTTCTCCAGCGCGTTCTGCGCGCCCTGCCGGGCCACCCGGCGGGTCCTCGGCGAGGTGGCCGGCCTGGTCCCGGGCGTGACCCACGTCGAGATCGACGCCGAGGCCCATCTGGACCTCGTGCGCCGGCTGGACATCCTCAAGACCCCGACCGTGCTGGTCCTGGACGCCGGCGGCCGGGTGGTGCGACGGGCCACCGGCCAGCCGCGCAAGGCCGATGTGATCGCCGCTCTGGGGGAGGCGGTGTGA
- a CDS encoding DUF4395 domain-containing protein, with amino-acid sequence MDIDARGPRFGAAVTTAVLAVVLVTGNAWLLAWQTLAFLLGAAGGVGRSPYGLLFAKAVRPRLGPPTEFEAPEPPRFAQAVGLLFAGLGLVGYTLGPDWLGLAATGAALAAAFLNAAFGYCLGCELYLLFRRVTVRAE; translated from the coding sequence ATGGACATCGACGCACGAGGGCCGCGCTTCGGCGCGGCCGTGACGACCGCCGTCCTGGCGGTCGTCCTGGTCACGGGGAACGCGTGGCTGCTGGCCTGGCAGACGCTGGCGTTCCTGCTGGGCGCGGCGGGCGGGGTGGGCCGCTCGCCGTACGGCCTGCTGTTCGCCAAGGCCGTACGGCCCCGGCTCGGGCCGCCGACCGAGTTCGAGGCGCCCGAACCGCCGCGCTTCGCCCAGGCGGTGGGGCTGCTCTTCGCCGGACTCGGGCTCGTCGGCTACACCCTGGGCCCTGACTGGCTGGGACTCGCGGCGACCGGTGCCGCTCTCGCCGCCGCCTTCCTGAACGCCGCTTTCGGGTACTGCCTGGGCTGCGAGTTGTACCTGCTCTTCCGCCGGGTGACGGTACGCGCGGAGTAA